In Kaistella faecalis, a genomic segment contains:
- a CDS encoding DUF6702 family protein, protein MKNYLYIIGIFAMMVITSFAEADFYSSMTKVDYVEGSKTLKFTTKMNTQHISDAVKINPNTAGFEAEVKKYVNNNFDLFVNGSAKTLTFTGSQVNGESVWVYFEAGGVSEVNTLRIKNTIMLSTFPRQINLVNIAYKGNQKTMNFQRGKEVNEVSF, encoded by the coding sequence ATGAAAAATTATTTATATATTATCGGAATCTTTGCTATGATGGTGATAACAAGTTTTGCGGAAGCAGATTTTTATTCCTCGATGACAAAGGTAGATTATGTGGAAGGAAGCAAGACCCTGAAGTTTACAACGAAAATGAATACTCAACATATCTCTGACGCAGTTAAAATAAACCCCAATACAGCAGGTTTTGAAGCAGAAGTTAAAAAATATGTGAACAACAATTTCGATTTATTTGTGAATGGCAGTGCAAAGACGCTTACTTTCACAGGGAGCCAGGTTAACGGTGAATCCGTCTGGGTTTATTTCGAAGCTGGCGGTGTGAGTGAGGTTAACACGTTAAGGATTAAAAATACCATTATGCTCAGCACTTTTCCACGACAGATTAATTTGGTTAATATCGCTTACAAAGGCAACCAAAAAACCATGAATTTCCAAAGAGGAAAAGAAGTGAATGAAGTAAGTTTTTAA
- a CDS encoding DUF5689 domain-containing protein, with product MKKYSSFIKIFFIAFASLLLTACVHDDKYDDPVLQDYQCKDLSATLTIAQVKALHTNMRYVFPEDSNEVMEGYVSSTDESGNIYKTIYIQDSPVNPTQGFVISVDAVSTYTKFPQGSKIYIELKGLALGTYGGLVQLGVEDANSVAQGVDAVSRIPEKLVPQRIFRSCSVREEIVPKVLKISEMAANQALLGALIKVEDAEFTNRVLCSTYAPDGVTVDRPIGQGWNTSANSYTNTAVVRNSGFAAFANQLIPAGNGDFVGIFSKFNSTYQMYINKASDLADMKNFPRLDGIATNPCVIDPSAYTAKTVAEVKQLFNGALTAINGNFLLKAKVTANDESGNLFKYIYVEDATGGIRINIDKSNLYQDARFRVGKEVYVKLNGLSIGDISGELQLGQPFNGNVGRIVETDVYKYFFDSNLPATPVVATERTITQLTTADVGRWIKIKDLQFIDGDVGKPYASGGVTNRTLEDCAGNKITLRTSNFASFAGAEVDGGKGDVYAILSYFVNPQNVGVYQLWIPKQVHADLDNPRCDGTVPPVYDAIYQDGFDSLENWTAVSVSGAQAWGLATFGNPRPSALMDGNRQVNEDWLISKKISLAGQKEAFFSFETDARFNGNPLEVYVTDNYTGNVATTTWVKMNPTLDTDLNAFAGFVGSGRVNLKDFLNKEVVVAFKYTSVVGASTTWEVDNFAVKGSK from the coding sequence ATGAAAAAATACAGTTCATTTATTAAGATTTTCTTCATCGCTTTTGCATCGCTCCTGCTTACGGCGTGTGTGCACGATGATAAGTACGATGATCCTGTGCTGCAGGATTACCAGTGCAAAGACCTTTCGGCAACACTTACCATTGCTCAGGTGAAGGCTTTGCATACCAATATGCGTTATGTTTTCCCTGAAGACTCGAATGAAGTAATGGAAGGATATGTATCTTCCACTGATGAATCGGGAAATATCTACAAGACCATCTATATTCAGGATTCTCCGGTCAACCCTACTCAGGGATTCGTTATCAGTGTAGATGCAGTGAGTACTTACACGAAGTTCCCGCAGGGATCAAAAATTTATATCGAACTGAAAGGCCTTGCACTCGGTACTTACGGAGGTTTGGTACAGTTAGGTGTTGAGGATGCCAATTCTGTTGCACAGGGCGTAGATGCTGTTTCCAGAATTCCGGAAAAATTAGTTCCTCAGAGAATTTTCAGATCATGTTCTGTAAGAGAAGAGATTGTACCGAAAGTACTTAAGATTTCTGAAATGGCTGCAAACCAGGCATTGCTTGGAGCTTTGATTAAAGTTGAAGATGCAGAATTTACAAACAGAGTTCTTTGTTCAACTTATGCGCCAGATGGTGTTACGGTAGACCGACCAATCGGTCAGGGCTGGAATACTTCTGCCAATAGCTACACTAATACTGCAGTGGTAAGAAACAGTGGTTTTGCGGCATTTGCCAACCAGCTTATTCCTGCGGGTAACGGCGATTTTGTCGGAATTTTCAGTAAGTTCAACTCTACTTACCAAATGTATATCAACAAGGCCAGTGATTTGGCCGATATGAAAAACTTTCCTAGACTCGACGGTATTGCCACAAATCCATGTGTAATTGATCCTTCGGCTTATACTGCTAAAACAGTAGCTGAAGTGAAACAACTTTTCAATGGAGCGCTTACCGCAATCAACGGCAACTTCCTTCTTAAGGCTAAAGTAACAGCAAATGACGAGTCCGGAAACCTTTTCAAATATATTTATGTTGAAGATGCAACGGGAGGTATCCGTATTAATATTGATAAGAGCAACCTGTATCAGGATGCGAGATTTAGAGTTGGTAAAGAAGTCTACGTTAAACTCAACGGTCTTTCAATTGGTGACATATCCGGTGAATTACAATTAGGCCAGCCTTTCAACGGTAATGTAGGAAGAATTGTAGAGACTGATGTTTACAAATATTTCTTCGATTCAAACCTGCCTGCAACACCAGTTGTAGCCACCGAAAGAACTATCACACAGCTAACAACAGCTGATGTCGGAAGATGGATTAAAATTAAAGATCTTCAGTTTATCGATGGTGATGTAGGAAAACCGTATGCTTCTGGTGGAGTAACCAACAGAACTTTGGAAGACTGCGCAGGAAATAAAATTACGCTTAGAACCAGCAATTTCGCATCATTTGCGGGTGCTGAAGTTGACGGCGGTAAAGGTGATGTATATGCGATTTTAAGTTATTTCGTTAATCCTCAGAATGTAGGAGTTTATCAGCTTTGGATTCCGAAACAGGTACATGCTGATCTTGATAATCCTAGATGCGATGGTACTGTTCCTCCAGTGTACGATGCAATCTATCAGGATGGTTTCGACAGTTTAGAGAATTGGACTGCCGTGAGTGTAAGCGGAGCTCAGGCTTGGGGACTTGCCACTTTCGGAAACCCAAGACCGAGTGCGCTTATGGATGGTAACAGACAGGTAAACGAAGACTGGCTGATTTCTAAAAAGATTTCTCTGGCAGGTCAAAAAGAGGCGTTCTTCTCCTTCGAAACCGATGCACGTTTCAACGGTAACCCGTTAGAAGTTTATGTAACCGATAACTATACAGGAAACGTTGCAACCACAACTTGGGTTAAAATGAATCCAACACTTGATACTGACCTTAATGCCTTTGCAGGTTTTGTAGGTTCAGGAAGAGTAAATCTGAAAGATTTCCTTAACAAAGAAGTTGTTGTGGCATTTAAATATACTTCTGTAGTAGGAGCATCTACTACTTGGGAAGTTGATAACTTTGCTGTGAAGGGTTCTAAATAA
- a CDS encoding phosphotransferase, producing the protein MSMENAKLFFEEFIGEKSQVFYSLAQSGSARKNFVGSTPNHQYIITENENIAENESFFYFSEVFSELNLNTPKIFKISEDRKIYIQEFLGKNTLSEIIEKEGLNERTKSLVKQTIGKLFQLQTQTVNTIDYSKTFEYEIYDELPVTNDLFYFKSFIADVLEIAYHKAALLKEFKKFTSEIENCGSTGLMIRDFQARNIMVDDQGDVFFIDYQSAMKGPLMYDVISFLYQAKANFPDDFREEILGYYFSLWNDEHIVKQLKSSLKPIQLIRFMQVLGAYGFRGLIQRKQHFISSIDKGIENLEQLANSWDGMQQYPEMKKLIKTLKSNSVKDKIESIIRNH; encoded by the coding sequence ATGAGTATGGAAAACGCAAAACTCTTTTTCGAAGAATTTATTGGGGAAAAATCGCAGGTCTTTTATTCATTAGCCCAAAGCGGTTCTGCAAGAAAGAATTTCGTGGGTTCCACACCAAATCATCAATACATCATCACCGAAAACGAAAATATTGCCGAAAACGAGAGTTTTTTCTATTTCTCTGAAGTTTTTTCTGAACTTAATCTCAATACGCCCAAAATTTTTAAAATTTCTGAAGACCGAAAAATTTACATTCAGGAATTTTTAGGAAAAAATACACTCTCGGAAATTATTGAAAAGGAAGGTTTGAACGAAAGAACGAAATCTTTAGTGAAACAAACCATCGGAAAATTATTTCAGCTTCAAACCCAAACAGTCAATACAATCGATTATTCTAAAACTTTCGAGTATGAAATTTATGATGAATTACCGGTGACCAACGATCTGTTCTATTTCAAAAGTTTTATTGCGGATGTACTCGAGATTGCGTACCACAAAGCTGCTTTGCTGAAAGAATTTAAAAAGTTTACTTCAGAAATCGAGAACTGTGGTTCCACAGGCCTAATGATCCGGGATTTTCAGGCAAGGAACATTATGGTGGATGATCAGGGTGATGTTTTCTTCATCGATTACCAGTCGGCAATGAAAGGTCCTCTGATGTACGATGTGATTTCGTTTCTTTACCAGGCTAAAGCTAATTTTCCTGATGATTTCAGAGAAGAAATTCTCGGTTATTATTTTTCACTGTGGAATGATGAACATATCGTGAAACAACTCAAAAGTTCATTAAAACCTATTCAGCTGATCCGTTTTATGCAGGTTTTAGGGGCCTACGGATTCCGCGGACTTATCCAGAGAAAACAGCATTTTATATCCAGCATCGACAAAGGAATTGAAAATCTGGAACAGCTGGCGAATTCCTGGGACGGAATGCAACAGTATCCGGAAATGAAAAAATTAATCAAAACGCTGAAATCAAATTCAGTTAAGGATAAAATCGAATCAATAATCAGAAACCATTAA
- a CDS encoding RapZ C-terminal domain-containing protein yields MMSLKIDIHSFSYKKGGIPKDETGNGGGFAFDCRGILNPGRIEEYKAQTGCDIGVQEFLETKTEMPKFLELVKNIVSINIDNYLGRNFEHLQINFGCTGGQHRSVYCAEKTAAFIREKYPQATVTIQHDEQPQLNNH; encoded by the coding sequence ATGATGAGTCTTAAGATCGATATACACAGTTTTTCGTACAAAAAAGGAGGAATACCCAAAGATGAAACCGGAAACGGGGGCGGATTTGCGTTCGACTGCCGCGGAATTTTAAATCCAGGAAGAATTGAAGAATATAAAGCACAGACTGGCTGCGATATAGGTGTGCAGGAATTTCTGGAAACAAAAACGGAAATGCCAAAGTTCCTGGAGCTGGTAAAAAACATCGTATCCATCAATATCGATAATTATCTTGGGAGAAATTTCGAGCATCTTCAGATTAATTTTGGATGCACGGGCGGACAGCACCGATCGGTATATTGTGCTGAAAAAACTGCAGCATTCATCCGTGAAAAATATCCGCAGGCTACAGTCACCATTCAACATGATGAGCAGCCACAACTGAATAATCACTAG
- a CDS encoding TIGR00730 family Rossman fold protein: MSKIKRGKGTTRAAAGTEFEIDQKIQRSFTEKTWDETITKDSWMVFKIMAEFVDGYERLAKIGPCVSIFGSARLQPGSEYYELAVDIAEKITEIGFGVITGGGPGIMEAGNKGANKGGGKSIGLNIELPFEQHFNPFIDKGYSMDFDYFFVRKVMFVKYSQGFIVMPGGFGTLDELLEAMTLIQTNKIGKFPIVLVGSKYWKGLLDWFKDTLLENGMISEADLSLYRVVDTADDAVAHIKAFYDKYTVNVNF, from the coding sequence ATGAGCAAAATAAAGAGGGGAAAAGGGACAACTCGTGCTGCGGCAGGAACTGAATTTGAAATTGATCAGAAAATTCAGCGTTCTTTTACAGAAAAAACCTGGGACGAAACCATAACCAAAGACAGTTGGATGGTCTTCAAAATAATGGCCGAATTCGTAGACGGTTATGAAAGGCTTGCCAAAATTGGTCCATGTGTTTCTATTTTCGGTTCGGCCAGGCTACAGCCGGGGAGCGAATATTATGAACTTGCGGTTGATATTGCTGAGAAAATTACAGAAATCGGTTTCGGTGTTATCACCGGAGGTGGCCCCGGAATTATGGAAGCCGGTAATAAAGGTGCCAATAAAGGCGGCGGAAAATCCATCGGTCTGAATATTGAACTTCCTTTCGAGCAGCATTTCAACCCTTTCATTGATAAGGGTTACAGTATGGATTTCGATTACTTCTTTGTAAGAAAAGTGATGTTTGTAAAATATTCTCAGGGATTCATTGTGATGCCGGGAGGTTTCGGTACTTTAGATGAACTTCTGGAAGCGATGACATTGATCCAGACCAATAAAATAGGGAAGTTCCCGATTGTATTGGTGGGTTCTAAATATTGGAAAGGTCTGTTGGATTGGTTTAAAGATACTTTACTGGAAAACGGAATGATTTCTGAGGCGGATCTGAGCCTGTACCGGGTGGTTGACACTGCCGATGATGCCGTGGCCCATATTAAAGCATTTTACGATAAATACACCGTAAACGTGAACTTTTAA
- a CDS encoding aspartate-semialdehyde dehydrogenase encodes MKIAVVGATGMVGQVMLKVLEERNFPVTELIPVASEKSVGKKISFKGKEYAIVSMQTAIDMKPEIALFSAGGTTSLEFAPKFAEAGTTVIDNSSAFRMMEDKKLVVPEINATELTKEDKIIANPNCSTIQLVMVLHPLNLKYDLKRVIVSTYQSVTGTGKNAVDQLNAEIAGESDVAKVYPYEIFKNALPQCDVFADDDYTKEELKLMTEPKKIMGDDSFNLSATAVRVPVQGGHSESVNMEFENEFDLDEVRKILSETPGIVVMDDVSNKIYPMPLYSEGKDEVFVGRIRRDRSQPNTLNMWIVADNLRKGAATNAVQIAEYLLKNQLI; translated from the coding sequence ATGAAAATAGCAGTTGTAGGCGCTACCGGAATGGTAGGTCAGGTAATGTTGAAGGTTTTGGAAGAAAGAAACTTCCCTGTAACAGAATTAATTCCTGTTGCATCAGAAAAATCCGTCGGAAAAAAAATCAGTTTCAAAGGGAAAGAATACGCCATCGTATCAATGCAGACCGCCATCGATATGAAGCCGGAAATCGCTCTGTTTTCAGCCGGCGGCACTACCTCTCTCGAGTTTGCCCCGAAATTTGCCGAAGCCGGAACGACGGTAATCGACAATTCATCTGCTTTCAGAATGATGGAGGATAAAAAACTGGTCGTTCCCGAAATTAACGCAACTGAACTTACGAAAGAGGATAAAATCATTGCGAATCCCAATTGCTCAACAATTCAGTTGGTGATGGTTCTACATCCTCTGAATCTTAAATATGATTTGAAACGAGTAATTGTTTCAACGTATCAGTCTGTTACCGGAACCGGGAAAAATGCTGTTGATCAGCTGAATGCAGAAATTGCCGGAGAGAGCGATGTCGCTAAAGTTTACCCTTATGAAATCTTCAAAAATGCGCTTCCGCAGTGTGATGTTTTTGCTGATGACGACTACACGAAAGAAGAATTAAAACTCATGACAGAGCCCAAGAAAATAATGGGCGATGACAGTTTTAATCTTTCAGCGACCGCGGTTCGGGTTCCCGTTCAGGGCGGGCATTCTGAAAGTGTAAACATGGAGTTCGAAAATGAATTCGATTTGGATGAAGTACGTAAAATCTTATCAGAAACACCTGGAATTGTAGTGATGGATGATGTATCGAACAAAATTTATCCTATGCCGCTGTATTCAGAGGGGAAAGATGAGGTTTTTGTCGGAAGAATCCGCCGGGACCGTTCGCAACCCAACACCCTCAACATGTGGATTGTGGCAGATAACCTTCGAAAAGGCGCCGCCACTAACGCGGTACAGATTGCAGAATATCTCTTAAAAAATCAATTAATTTAA
- a CDS encoding nucleotidyltransferase family protein, with product MKALIFAAGKGTRLKPFTDHHPKALAKVNGIPLLERNIKYLQSYGINDFVINVHHFGNQIIEFLKVNQNFGAHIEISDEKDQLLETGGGLVFARKFLDFGDDFLILNADILTDLNITEFVKYHQEKKDFATLAVSDRKSSRKLLFNPEMILRGWVNVETGEQRLAEFNKGFKPLAFSGIHCINPRIFDKIKRTGKFSIMEEYLDLMHTETIHGYEHQAKLIDVGRPESVLEAEHHFK from the coding sequence ATGAAGGCACTCATCTTCGCAGCAGGCAAAGGGACCCGGCTGAAACCGTTTACAGACCATCACCCGAAAGCTTTGGCAAAGGTTAACGGCATACCTCTGTTGGAAAGAAATATCAAATATTTACAAAGTTATGGGATTAATGATTTTGTAATCAATGTGCACCATTTTGGGAATCAGATCATTGAATTTCTGAAAGTCAACCAGAATTTTGGTGCCCATATCGAAATATCAGATGAAAAAGATCAGCTCTTGGAAACTGGAGGCGGCTTGGTTTTTGCAAGAAAATTTCTGGATTTTGGCGATGACTTCTTAATTCTTAATGCAGACATTCTCACCGACTTAAACATCACAGAATTCGTAAAATACCATCAGGAAAAGAAAGATTTTGCTACTTTAGCGGTTTCCGACAGAAAAAGCTCCCGAAAACTTCTTTTCAATCCTGAAATGATTTTGCGCGGTTGGGTAAATGTAGAAACGGGTGAACAACGGCTGGCAGAATTCAACAAAGGATTCAAACCATTGGCTTTTAGCGGAATACACTGTATCAATCCGAGAATTTTTGATAAAATTAAGCGTACCGGAAAATTTTCTATTATGGAAGAATATCTGGATTTGATGCATACAGAAACAATACATGGTTACGAGCATCAGGCTAAACTCATAGATGTAGGAAGGCCGGAATCTGTTCTGGAAGCAGAGCACCATTTTAAATAA
- a CDS encoding cation diffusion facilitator family transporter, whose protein sequence is MAVETQNSSQTNFTFQKTVAIVGIALFIGKLIAWHLTNSDAVFSDAMESIVNIIAGFMGLYSLYLAAKPKDIDHPYGHGKVEFVTSGIEGALIIFAGVIIIIQAVDSLLHGNIPKKLDWGMLIIAATAAVNYLMGYISVKKGIQQNSLVLQSSGKHLQSDTITTLGVVISLVLVYFTKIYWIDAVVALIFGGYIIFIGYKIIRKALSGIMDEADQDMLARLAKIMNDNRKREWIDIHNTRIQQHGSGLHIDAHLTLPWYFELRKAHEEMEETYKLIAENSNRAIEFNFHLDDCKTFSCEICQLSECKVRQRPFVKKIEWDENNISQVGKHDVNT, encoded by the coding sequence ATTGCAGTGGAAACTCAAAATTCATCACAGACTAATTTTACATTTCAGAAAACTGTTGCCATTGTAGGAATCGCTCTTTTTATCGGAAAATTAATTGCGTGGCATCTTACCAATTCTGATGCGGTATTTTCCGACGCTATGGAAAGTATCGTGAATATTATAGCGGGTTTCATGGGACTTTATTCTCTCTATCTCGCCGCAAAACCTAAAGATATTGATCATCCATACGGCCATGGAAAAGTTGAATTCGTTACTTCCGGAATTGAAGGTGCTCTTATCATCTTTGCCGGAGTGATCATCATCATTCAGGCGGTAGATTCACTTCTCCACGGCAATATCCCGAAAAAACTTGATTGGGGAATGCTCATCATTGCGGCTACGGCAGCCGTTAATTATCTGATGGGCTATATTTCGGTTAAAAAGGGAATCCAGCAAAATTCGTTAGTTCTGCAAAGTTCGGGGAAACATCTTCAAAGCGATACGATTACAACTTTGGGCGTGGTGATAAGTTTGGTTCTTGTGTATTTTACCAAGATTTACTGGATCGATGCTGTTGTAGCGCTGATATTCGGCGGTTATATCATCTTCATCGGTTACAAAATCATCAGAAAAGCTTTGAGCGGAATCATGGATGAGGCTGATCAGGACATGCTGGCCAGACTGGCAAAAATCATGAATGACAACAGGAAACGGGAATGGATCGACATTCATAATACCCGAATTCAACAGCACGGTAGCGGGCTTCATATCGATGCACATTTAACATTGCCGTGGTATTTTGAGTTGAGAAAAGCTCATGAAGAAATGGAAGAAACCTATAAATTAATTGCAGAAAACTCCAACCGTGCGATTGAATTCAATTTCCATTTGGATGACTGCAAGACCTTTTCGTGCGAAATCTGCCAGCTTTCCGAATGTAAGGTTCGTCAGAGACCTTTTGTGAAGAAAATTGAGTGGGACGAAAACAATATTTCGCAGGTCGGTAAACACGACGTGAATACCTAA
- a CDS encoding exosortase F system-associated membrane protein, whose translation MRLLSILLVILGIFGLIGVRMVEESLFYDPFLNYFQTADKNAQFPDFAWAKLIINYIFRFSLNLILSAFVVHLVFKNKEWTMQAVVLMLLVFAITFPIYLYCIHTKFEIGYLFSFYMRRFVIQPLTLLLIIPLFYYRKQLLKKARN comes from the coding sequence ATGAGACTTCTTAGTATTTTACTCGTCATTCTCGGAATTTTTGGATTAATTGGAGTGAGAATGGTAGAGGAATCTCTTTTCTATGATCCTTTTCTGAATTATTTTCAGACAGCAGATAAAAATGCACAGTTTCCTGATTTTGCGTGGGCGAAACTGATTATTAATTATATTTTCAGGTTTTCCCTTAATTTAATCCTGTCGGCATTTGTTGTTCATTTGGTATTCAAAAATAAAGAATGGACGATGCAGGCGGTTGTTTTAATGCTGCTGGTTTTTGCGATTACTTTTCCGATTTACCTTTACTGCATTCATACAAAATTCGAAATCGGCTATCTTTTCTCGTTCTACATGAGGAGATTCGTGATTCAGCCTTTAACTCTACTGCTCATTATTCCTTTATTTTATTACAGAAAACAGCTGTTGAAGAAGGCGAGGAATTAG
- the xrtF gene encoding exosortase family protein XrtF: MFNDFKPVLKILLRFVILYVVMVLAYQFYLNQFKNSGLDPVSEWVADQAAFVQNFFGYHTQIVPGKPEQETDWFYVSGRYVSRMVEGCNAISVMVLFLAFIFAFYQGIRTFLFAGSGFIFLHIINVLRIAGLNILLVEWPQYSKIGHDYLFPAIIYGSVVLLWLIWIKFFALKDTEHETS; this comes from the coding sequence ATGTTCAATGATTTCAAGCCTGTTCTGAAAATCCTGCTTCGCTTCGTCATTCTGTATGTGGTGATGGTTTTGGCTTACCAGTTTTACCTGAACCAGTTCAAAAATTCAGGTCTGGATCCGGTCTCGGAATGGGTTGCGGATCAGGCAGCGTTTGTACAGAATTTTTTTGGTTATCACACTCAGATCGTGCCAGGAAAACCCGAGCAGGAAACGGATTGGTTTTACGTTAGCGGCAGATATGTTTCGCGCATGGTAGAAGGCTGTAACGCGATTTCGGTGATGGTCCTTTTTCTCGCTTTCATTTTCGCTTTTTATCAGGGAATCAGGACTTTTTTATTTGCGGGATCGGGATTTATATTTCTTCACATCATCAATGTTTTAAGGATAGCAGGACTCAATATTCTTTTGGTTGAATGGCCGCAATATTCAAAAATTGGGCACGATTATCTGTTCCCTGCGATTATTTACGGCAGCGTTGTGTTACTCTGGCTGATTTGGATTAAGTTTTTTGCGCTAAAAGATACTGAACATGAGACTTCTTAG